From the Verrucomicrobiota bacterium genome, one window contains:
- a CDS encoding HAF repeat-containing protein yields the protein MLGIGAACPLLTVPTAEAQLRYAIIDLGTLGGTYGEANAINLLGQAVGGSATAGNSSVHAFLYSGGRMQDLGTLGGGSSEAYGINAFGQIVGFSDTPADDGTHAFLYSAGKMHDLGTLGGTFSTAYGINNRGEVVGESTLPGDRIDHAFLYSGGRMKDLGTLGGSTSTAFAVNDFGEVVGVSGTVGDAAQHAFLYSKGRMQDLGTLGGAWSTAEGLNDLGQAVGHSFTTGGGRGGPEHAFLYVRERMQDLGTLGGTVSEALGINNLGQAVGYAKTAGDWAIHAFIYSAGKMQDLGTLGGSWSTASAVNDLGQVVGASYTATDAESHPVIFTPDLGYPRIFSGKLP from the coding sequence ATGCTTGGGATAGGCGCGGCGTGTCCGTTGCTGACGGTGCCAACCGCGGAAGCACAGCTCAGGTACGCCATAATCGACCTGGGCACTTTGGGTGGCACCTACGGGGAAGCCAATGCTATTAACCTGCTGGGCCAAGCCGTCGGCGGGTCGGCAACCGCAGGAAACAGTTCGGTTCACGCGTTCCTCTACAGCGGTGGCCGAATGCAGGACCTGGGAACCCTCGGGGGCGGCTCCAGCGAGGCTTACGGCATCAACGCCTTTGGCCAAATCGTCGGCTTTTCCGACACGCCGGCTGATGACGGTACCCACGCCTTCCTCTACAGCGCCGGGAAAATGCACGATCTGGGCACGTTGGGGGGAACCTTCAGCACGGCCTACGGCATTAACAACCGGGGCGAGGTAGTCGGGGAGTCCACCCTTCCGGGTGATAGAATTGACCACGCTTTCCTCTACAGCGGCGGTCGTATGAAGGACTTGGGCACGTTGGGCGGCTCGACCAGCACGGCTTTCGCGGTTAACGACTTTGGGGAAGTGGTCGGCGTGTCCGGGACGGTGGGCGATGCTGCGCAGCACGCTTTCCTGTATAGTAAGGGACGCATGCAAGACCTCGGAACGCTCGGGGGCGCATGGAGCACGGCAGAGGGGCTCAACGACCTGGGGCAGGCGGTCGGCCATTCCTTTACCACGGGCGGGGGGCGGGGAGGGCCGGAACACGCCTTCCTCTATGTCCGGGAGCGGATGCAAGACCTGGGCACCTTGGGCGGGACCGTCAGCGAGGCGCTCGGCATCAACAACCTGGGCCAAGCCGTCGGCTACGCCAAGACGGCGGGCGATTGGGCGATCCACGCGTTTATTTACAGCGCAGGGAAGATGCAGGACCTGGGCACGCTGGGAGGATCTTGGAGCACCGCCTCCGCCGTCAACGACTTAGGGCAGGTGGTGGGCGCTTCTTACACGGCGACCGACGCCGAGAGCCATCCCGTGATATTCACTCCCGATCTCGGCTACCCGCGAATCTTCAGCGGGAAATTACCGTGA